In a genomic window of Capsicum annuum cultivar UCD-10X-F1 unplaced genomic scaffold, UCD10Xv1.1 ctg1489, whole genome shotgun sequence:
- the LOC124890246 gene encoding UBP1-associated protein 2A-like produces MAKKRKTRASEVAPAPQPVEEPATIKQEEPENNDVVEEEEEVEYENVVEEEEEEAEYEEEDDNDNEDDNEEEEEETPGSGNDAVNGGVKKEQGNDEDLEDEPLEKLLEPFTKDQLTALIKEALTKYPDFKENIQKLADKDPAHRKIFVHGLGWDTTAETLTSVFGIYGEIEDCKAVTDKVSGKSKGYGFILFKHRSGARRALKEPQKKIGTRMTSCQLASAGPVPSPPPSTAAPVSEYTQRKIFVSNVAAELEPQKLLEFFSKFGEVEEGPLGLDKQTGKPKGFCLFVYKSVEGARKALEEPHKTFEGHTLHCQKAIDGPKHNKNFHQQHQNQSQQHYPQHHHQQQPYYQHPAKKGKYSGGSAGSGSSGHLMAPSGPAPVAYNPAVAAVTPALGQALTALLATQGAGLGIGNLLGGLSGPVNHQGVQPVMNNAAGYGAQGAAAGYGAQPHMQYQNPQMQGGARPQGGAPYSGYGGH; encoded by the exons ATGGCGAAAAAGCGAAAAACCAGAGCTTCCGAAGTCGCCCCCGCCCCACAACCCGTCGAAGAACCCGCAACCATCAAACAAGAAGAACCCGAAAACAACGACGtcgttgaagaagaagaagaagtagaataCGAAAACgtcgtagaagaagaagaagaagaagccgaatacgaagaagaagatgataacgACAACGAAGATGATAacgaagaggaagaagaagaaacacCTGGATCTGGTAACGACGCCGTTAACGGTGGCGTTAAAAAGGAGCAAGGCAATGATGAAGATTTAGAAGATGAACCGCTCGAGAAGCTTCTAGAACCTTTTACAAAGGATCAATTAACAGCACTTATTAAAGAAGCTTTAACAAAGTACCCTGATTTCAAGGAAAACATACAGAAATTAGCTGATAAAGATCCCGCACACCGCAAAATCTTCGTTCATGGTTTAGGCTGGGATACCACCGCCGAAACGCTTACCAGTGTTTTCGGAATTTATGGGGAAATTGAGGATTGTAAGGCGGTAACGGATAAGGTTTCCGGGAAATCGAAGGGTTACGGGTTTATCCTGTTTAAGCATCGGAGTGGCGCGAGACGAGCATTGAAGGAGCCACAGAAGAAGATTGGTACAAGGATGACTTCGTGTCAGTTGGCTTCGGCTGGGCCTGTACCGTCGCCTCCACCCAGCACGGCTGCGCCGGTGTCTGAGTATACTCAGAGGAAGATTTTTGTGAGCAATGTAGCTGCGGAGTTGGAGCCACAGAAGTTGTTGGAGTTTTTCTCAAAATTTGGTGAAGTTGAGGAAGGGCCACTTGGATTGGATAAACAAACGGGGAAGCCGAAAGGGTTTTGTTTGTTTGTATATAAGAGTGTTGAAGGTGCTAGAAAGGCATTGGAGGAGCCACATAAGACGTTTGAAGGGCATACACTTCATTGTCAGAAGGCGATTGATGGGCCGAAACATAATAAGAATTTCCATCAGCAGCATCAGAATCAGTCGCAACAGCACTACCCCCAGCACCATCATCAGCAACAGCCGTATTATCAGCATCCTgcaaagaaagggaaatattcag GTGGCAGTGCAGGATCAGGATCATCTGGGCATTTGATGGCTCCTTCGGGGCCTGCACCTGTGGCATACAATCCTGCTGTGGCAGCTGTGACACCAGCTCTTGGACAGGCATTGACAGCCCTGTTAGCTACACAAGGAGCTGGTTTGGGGATTGGGAATTTGCTTGGAGGTCTTAGTGGGCCAGTGAATCATCAGGGTGTTCAACCAGTGATGAACAATGCTGCTGGATATGGTGCTCAGGGTGCTGCTGCTGGCTATGGGGCTCAGCCTCATATGCAGTACCAAAATCCACAGATGCAAGGTGGGGCAAGACCACAAGGTGGTGCACCATACTCGGGCTATGGAGGCCACTAG